Genomic DNA from Salvia miltiorrhiza cultivar Shanhuang (shh) chromosome 1, IMPLAD_Smil_shh, whole genome shotgun sequence:
tggccacaatgtggctgtttagcatcaCTTTTTTTATAGGGGTGATAAATAACCACATTGTCGCCACCCACATAAATTAGTTAGATAGAAAaatgttaatttatttaatttattttttaaaataaaaataagatttaattattttattgtacgtcactacaaaaaaagtttCCACTAGTGACATGAGGTTTGGTAGCTATTatgtgtgtcataaaaattagtggcATTTGATGGTGTAGCTAATCACTAATAGTTACATTttcaaatgtcactaatttttgtGACATGCATAATAGCTACCAAATCTCATGTCATTATTAGAAACTTTTTTTGTAGTATGTGTTATctatattgtagttatttttttgtaatttttttatttttattaaaaaataaaataaagtaaaataaattaaaaatgcgaaaaaaaaattacaaaaatatgtacAATATAAACAATACAGTAAAATAatcaaatcttatttttattagaaataaattaaataaattaaaattttatttattaaattaatttatgggTGGTCACAATGTGaatgcatagatttattgtattttttttactcctTCCGCCCATCCCCCAAAAAATTGTCCTAAAATAAGATGATATGAAATGTAATAAAAATGGTTAAATGTATTGTAAGTGAAAAACGTGTTACATTTAAATAGtattgttaataatgataacTATCGTATTGTAGATAAAGACAATGACTTGTCATATAATAGAacagataaataaattatgtattgagagtaatatatatattatagggtAAATggattatttatttcatttgaaaataaatctatctattcattttaatttgttttttgtgATGAGGACAATTGTGCAGTTATTATTTAGAGAGAGAtgaagagaaagagaggagccgcactattaaataaaaaataataataaaaaaaaatctcggaACAATTATTGTAGCATGTATCGGACCAGAGTTAAATTGACatgctccttttttttttttgtcaattcTTGTAGGAAAGAGATATTGTTTAAAATTACTATTATGAATGccgtaaaaaaattattactatgAACTCAGTTGGTTAGTttgacgaaaaaaaaaaaacaaaaacaaaaggagagggggggggggggggggggggttgttCTTGCATGATTaaatttatagaattttaatttAGTTGTGAATAGATAAATATGTGGCTTCTCGAGAATAGATGCGATGCGTACATGTAGATAGAAATTCAGTTGTTAATACATGATGTTTGCCTACATGTACGAAGACAGAGGCAATTAAATACAGCATgcgaaaagaaaagaaaaatgttgTATGGTCCAATATCAATCAGCCTATTGAACTGTGAATTCTTGGCGTGGTGTATAATTGTCGGCCACACATGTGCCTAATAAAATAGTACTCCATTTGCTAAGTTAGATATAATTAGGCTCCGCTTTCACTTTGTCAAGAGATATATTTAAATGACTTACTTAAGTTAATCAATTTTATAGCTAGTTATTAATTGTTATTATACTCGAACAACCCAAAGTAATTAATGTAATAAAATGGAACCCTCTCTCGCATTTCATCAAACAGCTGTTGTTCATCTCTACAGTGTAGCAAACGCCTGCTGTTCGCTCCTGGATTGTATCAGTGATAGAAGTTGTTGATATTTTACCAATTCCAGAAGTCTTCCATTAAAATAAGCAGGCATTAAACAACAGATAAGACACCATTAACTTGATACATATATAAATCCTCAAACAACATTAAAATTTGCATTCCGGCAAAGGACGGCCACACAAACACCTGTTGTGAAAATAGGCAGTATAATCGAAGTCCTGCAGTCTGCCGCCGACAGGAATCCGGCCACACAGCCTGTTGTAACTCACATTCATCGAACTCAGATTAATATTAGTCAACCCCGCCGGAATGCTCCCTAAAATCTTGTTATGGTTCAAATTCAAGTTTTGTAAATTTTCCGAAAACTCGACCTTGGAAAGATTGAACTGTAACAAATTCCTGGAAAAGTCGGCGGTGTTCATACTCTTGTTTTTTCCGAACATGAACGATACGTCCCCTTCCAGCTTGTTTCTAGAAACATCTAAGAAGGTGAAGTTGGTGTATCCTAATCTTCTAGGAATCGGGCCGAACAGCTGGTTATGTGACATGTAGAGATAGAAAGACTTCTGTTTAAAATCCGCGAACGATTCAGGAATGCCGCCGGTGAGGTTGTTCCGATCTAACAGCAGGCCGCTGAGCTCCGGCAGCTGAGAGAGAGACGGTGGAATCGAACCGGTCAAGCTGTTGCGCGACAGTCCGATGTATGTGAGTTTTTTGAGGTTTCCAAGGAAAGATGGGACGGGGCCGGTGAGAAGATTCTGTCTGAGATCGAGAAAGTTAAGCTGCGAGAGTTTGGAAATGGCTTGTGGGATTTTGCCGGTGGCGTTGCAGGCGTGGATGGTTAGGTCTTGAAGGTAGGGGAGGTCGCCGATGGCGGCCGGAATAGGGAGATGGAGATCGGTTTGGGCGAGGACAAATTCGGTAATTCGGTTGGTTTTGTCGTCGCATTTCACCACGTACCAGTGGTCGCAGCAGTCGGTTTTGGGATCCCAAGAGATGAGGAAGTAAGGGTCGTTGAGGTCTTTCTTGATCTGAAGGAGGGTATTCTTGTCATTTGGGTGGCACCTCTCTGTGAATGAGACCGAGAGAAAGGAAATAGAAATGAGGAAGAGGAGAGGAAGATGGGAAGAAGCCATGGATTGGAATTTGAATTTTGGATAATGGTAATAGTGTGACAACTATCCGGAAAATGCCCCAATTTATATTTGTCAAACCTATTATAAAACGAGGGGAAAACTTGTATACGGTCAATATAAAAACAGTACCAATCATGGACCTTTAAATAAAgtataaataaatcatgtagcCCTTTAcatatttctttttatgtttattCTTTTTGGCATTATATTTATGCAGTATAGAACTTCGTTAACGGATTTTTGGTTcaagattgaatttttattccataacaataataataggcAACATCACACATTACATATCAAATCTTAAACAACATTAAAATTTGACACCAATCATTTGCAGTTGGGCAAAGGTTTACCACACAAGCACTTGTTGTGAAAGAAGACGGTGGAATCGAGCTCCTGCAGACTGCCGCCGACCGGAATCTGGCCACAGAGCCTGTTGTAGCTCACATTCAGATTAATATAATCAAACTTTGTCAACCCCGCCGGTAAGCTCCCGAAAATCTGGTTATGGCTCAAATCCAAGTTATGCATGGTGTCCGAAAACTCAACCTTGGAGAAATCGAACTTAAACAAGTTCCTCGAGAAGTCGGCGGTGTTCAAAATCTTCTTTTTCCCGAACATGAAGGATATGTCCCCTTCCAGCTTGTTTCTAGAAACATCAAACAAGTTGAAGTCCGCACGTCCCAAACTCGCCGGAATGGGGCCGGAGAGCTGATTACGGGACAGGTAGAAATAGATTTGCTTCGCCTTGAAGTCCCCAAACGATTCAGGAATTCCGCCGGTGAGGTTGTTCCGGTCTAACAGCAGGCCGCTGAGCTTCGGCAGCTGAGAGAGCGACGGCGGAATCGAACCGGTGAGGCCGTTGCGCGACAGTCCGATGTAGGTGAGCTTTTTGAGGCTTCCAAGGAAAGATGGGACGGGGCCGGTGAGAAGGTTCTGCCTGAGATCGAGGAAGTCGAGCTGCGAGAGCTTGGAAATGGCTTGTGGGATAACGCCGGTGGCGTTGCAGTTGTGGATGGCGAGGTTTTGGAGGTAGGGGAGGTCGCCGACGGCGGCCGGGATGGGGAGGTGGAGGTTGGCCTTGGAGAGGTCAAATTGGGTAATGCGGTTGGTTTTGTCATCGCATTTCACGCCGTACCAGTCTTCGCAGCAGTCCGTTTTGGAACTCCAGGTGATGATGTCATACGGGTTTTTCAGGTCTTTCTTGATTTGGAGGAGGACTTTTTTGTCATTTGCGTTGCACCTCTCCGAGAgtgtgagagacgagagggAGAGAATGAGGAGAGCGAAAATGGGAAGAATACAAGTCATTGGTTTGTCCAATTATGGATATTGGGATAGAGATGTGTGATCTGTTGGGGCTGCTTTATAAGGAAATGTGAGGTCCTATCATTTTTATTACCCAACTTGGGATTTCAATGGCTGGCCAATTCAAATTCTAGCTTATTCTTCGAATATGACTGTAAATGAATCGAGCCGAATACTAACAGGTTCGAGTTCGATTCTTTTAAATATTTGAGTGTTTGAGTTTGACTAGAGCTCGATTCTAGCTTCGATTTTGTTAAGTGAACTCGGCTTGTCACCCAGCTACCGAACTTCTATCCAAATAAATTTCTCATAATAATTCAAATCCCGTATCTATTAGTTAGAAGAAATGTATCATATCGACTAAGCTACAAGGTATTTAATTTAAGAAGAGTATAAAATCCATAATGAAAACCAAAAATCGAAAACTAAtgaggctgcgtttactttgatggataaatttatccatggaaaatgatggataacaaaaatttatgcatttagatgtcttcttttttttccaacatttaacacaaaagagaagttcacaatttttccttctttattttcacttcaaggatgaataatattatccttccatttttgagtggataatattattcatccttgaagtgaaaaaataaggaaggaaaaatgcttttgtgtcaaatgttgaaaaagaaaagagatattTAAaggaataaatttttattatccatcaaaataaacgcagcCTGAACcttcaaatacatatatatgtatattatgagATCATCAAATATACATTTGGTATCACGGCCTATGGGATTTCAATGCGTGGCCAATTCAAATTCTAGCTTATAGTTTTTGTGTTTGATCTAGTACTAGTCATAATATAACTTTCATTACAatatattttaagtttttacatatatactataaattatatCCTTCATAATTTAATTGTCATTTATTGGTGgtattttttgtttgtttgtttttttttttttttcaaataagtTAATAGTGATTTATCATTTTTCTCATAGTAACTCAAACCCCTTATCTAACTGTTGGAGGATAGTGTCTTATCAAGTGTGAAGTAGTTTTTGATTTATGAAGAGTTTAAATTTGAGAGTAAGAAATCcataataaaaactaaaaatctTAAACTAATTAATGAGCCTTCAAATTACATATGTATGTTTGTGAGATCATCAAATATACATTAGCCGCCTATATATGGCGTAGTGAAGTACAGATTGTGAATTGGGAGCAGcacttgaaaaatataattaccCAAGTGCCAAGTTGTTGCTACTAATGAGAGTCGCAGCACTTTGGGTGAAAGGACTCATTATTGTATCCACAACTTTGGATAATATACGTTTCATCCAATATTGAATCATGAAATGTGGGGCATTCGTCCCAAAAGTAGAGCATGCTCTTGTCGGAGCTATTTGTCTCATTATATGACTTTCCTATCCAAGGATAAATTAATTACACATTTTCGTATTTAAGAGTAGCTCTAACTAGCTAATCATTTTACTTAATAATAAATAACTTCCAcaaatttttatgaataaattattttattttttatgaaatataatcagaattaaatagaaaaagaaaagaaaataaaatataaaacatcAAAGTTAAAActaaataagaaattaaaatttgaacacCTCCATCGGTGATGTCGGATCAGCTCGTCTGTTAGCATCAGAGGGTGGCAATGGGAATTGGGATAAGAGAGTCTTTTTTTTCCCTTGTTAAtctttttatttagttttttttgttggaattaaactttttataaaaatatatttaggatttcacattttaaattattgttaaaataaaataatggaaAAGTAATTTAATACGAATgtgtataattaatatattactattattttatagttactattaattaatatttgtttaattataataattattttaatatttgtctCTTTTCATTAATGTGGTAATAATTACAtcagaaattgaaaaataaaaatattgtggCGTTTGGTGTGGTTTAAGAGACAGATGAGATATATGTCACGtttatttcattaaagattGAGATGGACGTCACAATTCAAATATCACCGAGCAATAACCTTGTCAGCCTTGCTTGCATTTttctttcatattttaattttttttcaagctATATATCACGTTTTATTTAACTACATCGTGtcatttatgttcttgttaaTTATTACATCCGTCTCAATTAAATAGATcacatttttttcatttgaatATTTGAACGTTTCATTTTAACAGATTACTTTTTAGAATCAAAaaatgtttttctttctttgtcctatgttttttttaacaagtactctctctgtctcacgaatcttgagtcacttttctttttcagTCGTCCCAtaaatcttgagtcatttccaAATATAGTAAGAATTAGATAAAAGATAAGGGATCTTaaattaccttctctctcctactttatcactttaattacattctttctcctactttaccacttttatactacacacttaaaacactaatctacaactccttaattcccgtgtcgaaaataaatgactctttgaatcgtggacggagggagtatattttaaaatattttatatcgtATTTTATCataaactatttatttttaacatttGTGCCTTGAACTTATGATCCGTTAAATTGAGAGTATTAGTTgagatttctttgattttttatttttttttggataaatctATACTCACTCCATCCTATTAAATTAGAATGGATAaaatatagggttaattgcctgtaaatccataacgtttacacggaattggtttgtGTTCCTAATTTGAAAAATCcgcttttaaatacataacctttctttTTTGTCTGGTTTTTCTCCCTGTCGCCgattttttcttttgtcagcgCCAGAAATTacacggtggcagccggaatcgatGAGTTGGCAGCCGAAAATTGACATATAAGTGTATTATTGACatgtggaattaaaaaaaaaaagaaaaaaaaggaaaatcctCCCTCCCTCCCATCGTCTTCTTCCCTCTTCCCTccacccccaaaccctaattcccccgCCGGCGCCGCCCCCTACCGCCACCACTAGGgttgggaatttcgggatcgggtaatcgggtacccgatacccgacccgaaaaaatcgggtatcaggtaccctatacccgattaattcgggatcgggtatttaggggtcgcaataatcgggtatcgggtatacccgatcgggtatcgggtatacccgaattacccgatattttaattattaaattttaaactatttaattaaattaaatatgaaatctaAATCTAAACTAAaccctctctctcctccccccCCCGTGTTCTGTATTGTTTCCACTTTTCCAATTCATCCCAATTCCCAAACTCCCAGCCGGCCATAACCTCTCGGCTCTCACTCCAGAGTCCAGCCGGACCAGCCCCGCCCGGCCGTCCCACTCGCCGTCGCCCCTCGCCAGCCCGGCGTCGGCGCGACGCCGTGCCGCTCCCCCGCGCAGTTCCCAGCAAGATCTGCGCCAAGATCCGCCGCCCTGAGGCCCCTGCCGGCCCCGTCCACCGGGCCGTGCCACTCCCCTGCACCGCGCACAGTTCCCAATCTATGAGCCCTAAGTTTCTGCCATCTGCCATCTCCGTCGCGCCGAGCCCCTCCTCGATCGGAGTCCTCTCTTCCATTTCGGCCCAACACCCAGCGCGGCGCCGCTCTGACCTCTCCACCTCTCCAGATCGGAGTCCTCTCTTCCCCCATCTGTTGTGATTGAGCCGCTTTCCCACCGGTCCGACCGTCCACCTCCAGTCTCGGACCTTCCCCCACCCGAAATCCCTCTCGGCCCCTCCCCCAAAATCGAGCTCCAAAattgaccgggtaatttagggtacccgaatactcgagtattagggtacccgatttcattttcggggtcggggtcggggtcgggtatagggtttcggggattttcgggttcaggtacccgattttttcgggtagggtacccgaacccgaccggATTCCCAGCCCTAGCCACCACAACCGGCGCCACACACACACGCGACCACACACACCACAAGCCAGCGCCGTCCCCCTGCCCTCCCTTCCAAAACAGCCCTGGGATCGCGAGAAGGAAGAAACGGGAATAGGCCGTTGCCGGCCGGCACCTGTATCTCAAACGACGGCGCCGCGCGCCCTCCTCAATTCCCCCATCGACCCTCCCCCACAAACAATTCTC
This window encodes:
- the LOC131001214 gene encoding polygalacturonase inhibitor-like; its protein translation is MASSHLPLLFLISISFLSVSFTERCHPNDKNTLLQIKKDLNDPYFLISWDPKTDCCDHWYVVKCDDKTNRITEFVLAQTDLHLPIPAAIGDLPYLQDLTIHACNATGKIPQAISKLSQLNFLDLRQNLLTGPVPSFLGNLKKLTYIGLSRNSLTGSIPPSLSQLPELSGLLLDRNNLTGGIPESFADFKQKSFYLYMSHNQLFGPIPRRLGYTNFTFLDVSRNKLEGDVSFMFGKNKSMNTADFSRNLLQFNLSKVEFSENLQNLNLNHNKILGSIPAGLTNINLSSMNVSYNRLCGRIPVGGRLQDFDYTAYFHNRCLCGRPLPECKF
- the LOC131001224 gene encoding polygalacturonase inhibitor-like, with protein sequence MTCILPIFALLILSLSSLTLSERCNANDKKVLLQIKKDLKNPYDIITWSSKTDCCEDWYGVKCDDKTNRITQFDLSKANLHLPIPAAVGDLPYLQNLAIHNCNATGVIPQAISKLSQLDFLDLRQNLLTGPVPSFLGSLKKLTYIGLSRNGLTGSIPPSLSQLPKLSGLLLDRNNLTGGIPESFGDFKAKQIYFYLSRNQLSGPIPASLGRADFNLFDVSRNKLEGDISFMFGKKKILNTADFSRNLFKFDFSKVEFSDTMHNLDLSHNQIFGSLPAGLTKFDYINLNVSYNRLCGQIPVGGSLQELDSTVFFHNKCLCGKPLPNCK